The Azospirillum humicireducens DNA segment GCTGGCGCCGACGCTAGACCGCAACATCATGCCGGTCGCGACCTACATGATCGCCACCGAACCGCTGGGCGAGGAACGGGCACGGACTCTGCTGCCGACGAACATCGCGGTTTCGGACATGAAGTTCTCGCTCAATTATTTCCGCCGTTCCGCCGACCACAGGCTGCTGTTCGGCGGCGGCGTCAGCTATTCCGGAGTGGACGCGCCGGGGCTGAAACAGGCGATGCGGTTGAAGATGCTGGCGATCTATCCGGAACTGAAAGACGCCCGCATCGAGTATTTCTGGGGCGGCCGGGTCGCCATCACCATGAACCGCATGCCGCATCTGGGCCGGCTGTCGCCGACGACGCTGTACGCCCACGGCTATTCCGGCCATGGCGTGGCGCTGGCCGGCATGGCCGGGCGGCTGATGGCGGAGACGGTGAGCGGCACGGCCGGTCGCTTCGACGTGTTCGCCCGCATTCCCCACACGCCCTTCCCCGGCGGACGTCGGTTCCGTACCCCGGCGCTGGTCCTTGCAATGATGTGGTTCCGTCTGCGCGATCTGCTGTAGGCTGGAGGAGCAATCGACAGCCGCCCCTTCCTCTCCCGCCGAGTACCGTCCAAGCCCATGACCGACATCTCCAGCAGCGACGAGACACCCCCCTCTTCGGATGCCGCCCCGGTTGCGGATGCCGCTCCCGACGCTGCCATCGCCGAAAAGGCGGCACAGGAGAATGTCCTGGTCCAGCCGATGCGGGACACGCATTTCGATTTCCAGCACAAGGTCTTCAGCCTGCCAGGCGCCTTCTTCTGCCAGGATCCGAACAGCAAGGACCCGGTTCTGAACATCCTGCTGGGCGATCTGAAGGTGGCTCTGGCCTTCCCCACCCTGATGGAATCCTTCCAGATCGAGGATGGTTGCCACGACGCCCGCCTGCTGGAGATCATCGAACAGGGTCTGGCCTTCGTGAAGCAGATCCGGCCGGGCGAGGAAATTCCCGGCGAACTGCTGGACGGCCGGGCCTCCTGGTCGGTGGAGGACAGGCACCGCATCACCGCCAAAGGGCGGCTGACCATGCAGATCGTCTCCTCCTTCACCGGGAACGAGATCATCGTGTCCGACCAGTCTCAGCTGGAACAGCTGCTGGATGATCCGCAGACGCAGGAGAAGATGAAGGCGGCCTTCGCCAAGATCGCAGAGCGGCTGAAGCTGACAACCAATGCCGAACAGTATCTGACCGACCGCATCGACGATCTGGCACAGGAACTGTCCTACATCGAGGCGCTGCGCGACCGCTTCAGGCACATCCGCCGGATCGATCAGGCGATCGGCAAGCTCGCCACCATCTACCGCACCGACCGCACCTTCTGCAGCGAGTTGAACCGCATGCAGGGGCTGATCCGCAAGCCGGTGCGCGAATACGACATGATCTTCGATCAGGCCGACGCCCAGACCGGCGACATCGTCGGCGCGCTGCGCAACTTCCATCCCACCATCCAGTTCATCCGCAAGATCCGCGACGACCTGCGCGCCAAGCTGCTGGAATGGGAAGACCTGCTCCGTGGCTGGGACGACATTTCGATGGAACGCTCGCCGAAGGTGGAGGCGCTTCAGAAGCAGACTTACCGGTTCCTGGCGAGCCGTTACATCGAGACGACGGTGTGGAAACGGGGTGGATGAGGGTCTCGCCTCATCCTCACGCCCTCACGCCACCCCCCGCAACTCCTCCGCACGGCTCAGATCCACGCTGACAAGCTGCGACACGCCGCGCTCCACCATGGTCACGCCGAACAGGCGGTCGACCCGCGCCATGGTCAGGCGGTGGTGGGTGATGATCAGGAAACGGGTGTCGCCCTGCCGCGCGATGTCCTCCACCAGATCGCAGAAGCGCCCGACATTCGCCTCGTCCAGCGGGGCGTCGACCTCGTCCAGCACGCAGATCGGCGCCGGATTCGACCGGAAGACGGCGAACAGCAGCGACAGCGCGGTCAAGGCCTGCTCGCCACCCGACAGCAGTGAGAGCACCTGCAGCTTCTTGCCCGGCGGGCTGGCGTAGATTTCCAGCCCGGCGTTCAGCGGGTCCTCGGCGTTGACCAGCTCCAGATAGGCCTTTCCGCCACCGAACAGGCGGGTGAACAGGTCCTGGAAGTCGCGGTTGACCACGTCGAAGCTGGCGATCAAGCGCTCACGCGCCTCGCGGTTCAGGCTGGAGATGCCCTGGCGCAGGCGGGCGATGGCGGCGGTCAGATCCTCGCGCTCGCCATGCAGGCCGGTGATCTGGGCCTCAAGCTCCTGCGCCTCGATCTCGGCGCGCAGATTGACCGGCCCCATGGTCTCGCGCTCGCGCGTCAGCTTGTCGAGCCGGGCTTCCACCGCCGCAGCATCGGGCATCGGTTCGGCGGGGTCGAGGTCGGCGGCGGCGCGAGTGTCCTCCGGCCGGCAATCCAGCCGTTCGGCGATGCGTTCCGTCAGGGTGCGTTCCTGCTGGAGCGCGGCGGACACCGCGGCCTCGGCACGCGCACGCGCCTCTCGGCCATCGGCCAGCGCCGCTTCCGCATCGTGCAGGGCCTGTTCGGTCTCCGCCAACCGCGCCTCGGCCTCGGCCAGCCCATCGGCGGCGCGCTTGCGGTCACGTTCCGCCATGGCAATGCGGTCGAGCAGATCCTGGCGTTCCGCCGCGATCGCCGCCGGCCGTCCGGAGAGCTGGGCGAGTTCGCCTTCGGCCTCGTCGGCGCGCTGGCGCAGTTCCGCCACCCGTCCACCGGCCCCGGAGGAGCGCGTGTCCCAGGATGCGGTTTCGGCCTGGATGGCGCCCAGGCGCTGGCGCCGGGCCTGCGCTTCGCGCGTCAGTCGGTCGACCGCATTCTGCCGCTCGGCCAGAACGGCGCGGCGTTCAGCCAGAGCGGCGCGCTGGTCGGTCACCCGATCCCGCCCTTCACGCGGGTCCGGCAGCGACTCCAGCAACTCCAGGGCCTCGTCGCGGCGGGCGGCAGCCTCGCGCTCGTCGGCGGCAAGGCGCTCGACGGCATCAGCCAGTGACGCAAGGCGTGAGGACGCGGCATCGGCCTCGCGCGCCAGCTTTGCATGGCGTTCGCGAGCGACGTTCAGCGCGGCAAAGCCCTCGCGCACGGCATCGCGGGCGCGGCGGTCGGCCTGAGCCGCTTCTTCGACGGCCAGCTTGGCGGCGTCCAGGGTCTCGCGCGCCAGTTCGACCCGTTCCTCGGCAAGCTCCAGCTCGCCGCGCAGCTCGGCCAAGCGGTTGCGCTGCTTGAGGCGGACGGCGGCGGCCGTTGGAGCCCCGGCCTGGACGGTCAGCCCATCCCAGCGCCAAGCGCCACCGTCGCGGCTGACCAGCACCTGCCCCGGCGCCAGCGTCGCCGACAACGATTCGGCCGCAGCGGCATCGTCGACCACCCCGACATGGGCAAGCGCGCGGGCGGCGGCCCGCGGTCCCTCCACACGGCTCGACAGCGGCTCCACCTCTTCCGGCAGCGGCGCCACCGAGCCATAGGCCGGCAGCGTGCGCCAATGCACCGGTGCGGTTTCGTCCAGCGGAGCGGTCAGCGCGTCGCCGAGCGCCGCGGCCAACGCCCCCTCATAGCCGGGCGACACCGCCACCGCGTCGACCAGCGGCGGGAACGGCCCGCCGGCTCCGGCCTCCAGCAGCTCGGCCAGCGCCCGCTCTTCGGCACGCAGCTTGGCACAGGCGGAGTCGGCAGCGGACAGCGCCTCACGGGCACGGGATTGGGCCGGTTCGGCCTCCGCCTTTGCCTGTTCAGCGGCCTCCGCGGCCTCACGGGCCTGCTCCAGCCGCTGTTCGGCGAGGTCCACCGCCAGTTCGGCGTCCGACAGGTCGGCGCGGGCGGCAATCTCCGCCTCCAGCACGGCGCGCTGGGCCTGCTGTTCGGCCAGCCGCTTGGCGAGGCCGGCGGCACGGGACTCCAGATCGGCAACCTGACGCTGGGTGGCGGCGCGGCGGGCCTCGTCGGTGGCGACCGCTTCGGTCAGGCGCATCAGTTCGCGGTCGAGAGCATCGACCTGCTCGCGCGCCTCGGCCAGAGCGTCCGCCGCGGCTTCCTCCAGCATCTCCTCGTCGGATTGTGCGGCGATCAACCGGTCGCGCTCGGCCATCAGACGGGTCAGCGCTTCCCCGGCATCGGCGGCCAGAGCCTCCTCACGGCCAAGGTCGCCGGCGATCTGGCGCAGCCGGGCCTCCAAGGCGCGCTGCTGGTCGGCGACGCGCTTCTCCTCGGCGTCGAGCTGTTCGCGGGCGATCACCAGCCTTTGCAGGGCGGAAGCCGCACGCGCCTCGTCCTGGCGCTTCTCCGGCAGGCCGGCAGCGGCTTCCGTCCGCCGCGCGGTCAGCTGGTTGACGGAGAGCATGCGGTCGCGCACCGCCGCCTCGGCCGCTGCAAAGGCGGCATGGGCGCGGGCGCGCTCCTCCTGGGCGGCGATCCAGCGCAGGTGCCACAGCACGGCTTCCGCCTTGCGGATCTGGTCGGACAGGTTGCGGTAGCGGGAGGCCTGCCGCGCCTGCTTCTTCAGGCTTTGCAACTGGGTGTCCATCGCCCCGATGACATCGTCGAGGCGGGTCAGGTTGCCCTCCGCCGCCTTCAGCCGCAACTCTGCCTCGTGCCGGCGGGAATGCAGGCCGGTGATGCCGGCGGCCTCCTCGAGCAGGGCCCTGCGGTCCTGCGGCTTGGCAGAGATGATCTGCGCAACCTTGCCTTGGCTGACCAGGGCCGGCGAAGCGGCACCCGACGCGTTGTCGGCGAACAGCAGCTGGACATCGCGCGCACGCACCAGCTTGCCGTTGATGCGGTAGTCGGAGCCGGAACCGCGCTCGATCCGGCGGGTGATCTCCAGCTCGTCATGCTCGTTGAAGCCGGCCGGCGCGGTGCGCGACCGGTTGTCCACCCCCAGCGTTACCTCGCCCAAATTGCGGGCCGGCCGGCTGGAGGTGCCGCCGAAGATGACGTCGTCCATATCGCCGCCGCGCATGCGCTTGGCCGAGGTCTCGCCCATCACCCAACGCAACGCCTCCACCAGATTGGACTTGCCGCAGCCGTTGGGGCCGACGATCCCGGTCATGCCGGGTTCGATGACCAGTTCCGTGGAATCGACGAAAGACTTGAAACCCGACAGGCGGAGACGCGTGAACTGCACTGGGGACGAACCTTTGGTGTACTTGACTTAGGACAGCATGGGCATCGGAAAACTGTTGCCCCCTCCCCGCCCCTCCCCCGCCCTCGGCCGGCCAATGGCCGGTANAAGAGGGGGAGGGTTGGGAAGGGGGCATTACCCCTCTTACAACCGTTGAAGCTTCAATGAAGCGCTTACTTCAGCAGCTTGTCGATTTCCTTCGCGAACTCCTCGAACGACTGGGCGCCTTCGATACGGGCCTTGCCGTCGTTGAGGATGAAGGTGGGAGTGGCTTCGATCTTGTACTGGTTCTGACCGGTCAGGCGGGTGTTCAGGATGGCGTCGGCCAGCTCCTTGTTGGCGAGACAGGCGTCGATGGTCTCCTGGGTCATGCCGGCCAGCTTGCCGTACTGCGCCAGCGCCTTGGCCGGGTCGGAGGAGCGGCTCCAGTTCGGCTGGCTCTTGAACAGAACGTCGGTGAGCGGGAAATAGCGCTCGGGCGGGGCGCAATGGGCCAGCATGGCGGCGCTGAGTGCGGCCTGATCGAAGGGGAAGTCGCGGAAGACCAACTTGGCCTTGCCGGTGTCGATATAGGCTTCCTTGATCTTCGGCAGCACGTTGACGTGGAAATTGGCGCAGTGCGAGCAAGTCATCGACGAATAGTCGAGGATCGTCACCGGCGCCTTCGGATCGCCCATCACGCGCTCGGCCATCATCTCCGAAACCGGCGGCAGGGTGGCCGCGGCCTGAGCCGCCGTGGACGCCGCTGTCATGGCGGTGCCGAACGCGGCGGTGAAGCCGATGGCCAGAAGACCGGCGATTCCCAAAATTTTGCGGTTCACTTTGCCCTCGTTCCTACCAGATGTTGACGTATAGACAATGATGCACAGATGCGTCCAGCGAGCCGGCTATCGCGCGGCGCGCTTCGGCCGCGCCATCAGCGAGCGGCCGAAGCGTTCCAGGGTGGCTCGCAGCTCCTCGTCCTCGACCCCCGCGGTGGTGGTGGTGATGCCGATCTCCTCGTCCATCGTCAGGGCGCGCGGGCGCACCACTGGCGAGGGCGTGGAGGGCAGCGCCGCATGGATCAGCTTGATCTTCGCCACGGCGCGATAGCCGAAGAAACCGTTGATGCGTTCGATGATCTGCGGTTCCAGATGCTGCAACTCCAGCGCGATGGCGCCCATGGCGCGGATGTGCAGCGTCGCCTCCTCGCGCTTGCCGCGGGGAAAGCTGAGCTTGTCGGGAGCGGTGCGCAGCGACAGCTGCTGTCCGACGATCGACGGCCAGTCGGTGATCAGCGCGCCGAAGGCAAGCCCGCGCTTGCCCAGCACCTTGCCGGCGACCTCCGGAACGGATTGGCCGATGCGACGCGGTCCGCTCATGCTCTGCGATCACTCCTGTGCGGCATCGGTTCGGAAACCGGCTCCGGGTCATGTGGGATGGCGGCACCCTAGCGCAAGCGCGGGCCGATGCCCAGCATCCGGCCATGGGATATGGCCGGCTCCCTTCCCCAGACGCTTCCAACCCTCTATTTCTTCCCATCATGATTCCAAATTCGATCGAGGCCGCCCGGCGGCTGCTATCCTGGTACGACCGCCACCGCCGCGACCTGCCCTGGCGCGCCAAGCCGGGGGAGACCGCCGATCCCTACCGGGTCTGGCTGTCCGAGATCATGCTGCAGCAGACCACCGTGCCCGCCGCCGCCCCCTATTTCCGCAGCTTCACCGAACGCTGGCCGACCGTGCGCGATCTGGCCGACGCGCCGCTGGACGACGTGCTGGTCGCCTGGGCCGGGCTCGGCTACTACGCACGGGCGCGCAACCTGCACAAATGCGCGCGCGTCGTGGCAGACGCGCATGGCGGGCAGTTTCCCGGCGACGAGGCGGCTCTGTTGGATTTGCCGGGCATCGGGGCCTACACGGCTGCCGCCATCACCTCCATCGCCTTCGACCGCAAGGCAACCGTGGTGGACGGCAATGTCGAGCGGGTGATCGCCCGAATCTTCGCGGTGGAGGAGCCTCTGCCCAACGGCAAGCCGACCCTGCGGCGGCTGGCCGCCACCCTGACGCCGGACTTCCGGCCCGGCGACTATGCCCAGGCGATGATGGACCTGGGCGCCACCATCTGCACCCCGCGCAAGCCGAAATGCATGCTGTGCCCCTGGGCGGAGTATTGCGAGGCACGCGCCGCCGGCATCGCCGAAAGCCTGCCGCGCAAAGCAGCCAAGGCCGAGAAGCCGACCCGCCGCGGCGTCGCCTATTGGTTGCTGAACCCCGAGGGCGCCGTCCTGCTGCGCCGCCGCGCGGAGGAAGGGCTGCTGGGCGGCATGGCTGAGGTGCCGTCGACCGCCTGGGGACCGGAATTGCCTGGCGAGGCCGCGGTCGCGGCGCAGCAGCCGTTCCCTGCGCGCTGGCGCCGGCTGCCGGGGCTGGTCCGCCATACATTCACCCATTTTCACCTTGAGCTTGAGGTGGTCGCCGCCAAGGCCGGTCCGGACTGGCAGCGGGCCGATGGGAACTGGGTGCCGGTGGACCGCCTGGGCGATCAGGCTCTGCCGTCGGTGATGGTGAAGGTGGTGCGCCACGCCCTTGCCACCGTGTGACACGGGCCGGCTGCCTGGCCGATTGCGTGATGGAGTGCCTGTGCGAATGCCGCGTACCGTGATGACCGCCCTGCTCGTCCTGCTGGTTCTGGTCGGTCCCCTGCAGGCCGCCGCGCCCGGAAAGGATGTGCAGGCCGGCGTGGCTCTGGTTCTGGCGCTCGACGGGTCGGCCTCCATCACCACCGGCGACCTGGAATTCCAGCTGCAGGGCCATGCCGCCGCCTTCCGCGATCCGGCGGTGGCGGAAGCGCTGGCGTCGGCGCGGGCGCGGGTGACGCTGGCCGCCTATTCGGGGCCGAACAGTCTGAAGGTTCTGATCCCCTGGACGGCCCTGGCCAAGCCGGAGGATGCCGGCCGCTTCGCCGAGCGCATCGACGCCCTGCCCCGCGGCTTCCAGGGCGACTCGACGGCCATCGGCAGCGCCATCCTGGAGGCGGCGAAGCTGTTCGACCGCGGCGGCAAGGCGCCGCGGCAGGTGATCGATCTGGTCTCCAACGGCTTTTCCAACGGCGGGATCGACCCGGCCGAGGCGCGCGACCGGGTGACGAAACGCGGAATCATCGTCAACGGCCTAGCCATCCTCGACGAATTCCCCTGGCTGGAGGAGTATTTCGAGGAGAGCGTGATCGGCGGACCGGGAAGCTTCGTGAAAAGCGCGATGGACAAGGACAGCTTCGTCGCCGCACTGCGACAGAAACTGATCCTTGAAATGGTCGCCCTGCCCGATCACATGCCACCACAAGGCGCCGCCATCCCGTAGGCGGCCGATAAGACTCCGAGGAGCGGAACCGTTGGAACGCGTCGATTTCCTGGTGGTCGGGGCCGGCATCGCCGGCGCCTCGGCAGCCTACGAGCTGGCCGCACAGGGCCGGGTGCTGGTGCTGGAGCGCGAATCTCAGCCGGGCTATCACTCCACCGGTCGATCCGCGGCGCTCTATACCCAGACCTACGGCCCGGCGCCGATCCGCGCCCTGACGGTGGCGAGCTGGAATTTCTACACCAACCCGCCGGGCGGCTTCGCCGACCATGACCTGCTGACGCCGCGCGGCGTGCTGATCGTCGGCCGCGACGATGAGGTCGACCGGCTGGATGCGGAATATGAACAAGGCCGCCGCCTGACCCCGTCGGTCGAACGTTACGACCGCGACCAGGTCCTGGCTCGGGCACCCTTCCTGCGTCCGGACTATGTGGCCGGCGGCGTGTGGGAGCCGGATGCCCGCGACATCGACGTTCACGCCCTGCATCACGGCTTTCTGCGCGGGCTGAAGGCTCGCGGTGGCCGGGTGGTGACAGATGCCGAAGTGCGAGCGCTGGCTCGCCGCGACGGCCTGTGGGTGGCGGAAACCAGCGCCGGCAGCTTCGCGGCACCTGTGGTGGTGAACGCCGCCGGGGCCTGGGCCGACGAACTGGCGAAGCTGGCCGGAGTCGCCGCGGTCGGACTGGTGCCGAAGCGGCGTACCGCCATCACCTTCGACCCGGTTTTCGAGGATCCAGCCGACAAGGCAGGGCTTGATGGCTGGCCGATGGTGTCGGACGTGGCCGAGACCTTCTACGTCAAGCCCGATGCCGGCCGCCTGCTGGCCTCACCCGCCGACCAGACTCCGGTCGAGCCCTGCGACGTGCAGCCCGAGGACATCGACGTCGCCGTGACGGTGGACCGGTTGGAACAAGCGTCGCGCTTCTCCGTTCGGAGATTGGCCCACCGCTGGGCGGGGCTGCGCAGCTTCGTGGCGGACAAGGTGCCGGTCGTGGGGTTCGCGCCCGATGCGGAGGGATTCTTCTGGCTTGCCGGCCAGGGCGGCTACGGCATCCAGACCGCGCCGGCCATGGGCCGGGTGGCAGCGGGACTCGCCACCGGCCGTGGACTGCCGTCGGATGTCCGGGCCTTGGGGGTGACCGAGTCCGACCTGTCGCCGGCCCGGCCGCGGTAACAGACTGCTGATTAGGTGGAGGCGTGCGATGTCTGTGCGTCGGATAGTGAGGCGTCGGATGATGGAGAGCAACGCGGCCCGCCGGCTTCTGATCGTGGCCTCGCTCGGCATGGCCGGGGCTCTGGCCGGCTGCGCCAACCCGTCTGCGGACGAGGCGCTGGTGGCGCAAACGGCACTGATCGGCATGCCCAAGGAGACGCTGTTGTCTTGTGCCGGCGTCCCGGAACGTCAGGCCGCCGTCGACAACCGTGAGTTCTTCACCTACCGAAGCTCCCGTCTGGTGACCTACCCCAGCCCGCCACCGCTGGGCTATTATGGCGGCTGGGGATGGCCCCATTACGGCTATGGCTATGGCTATGGCTATGAAGTCAACAGCTTCGACTGCGAAGCAACCTTCAGCTTGAGAAACGGCGTGGTCGAGCGCGTGGTGTATGGTGGTGCATCGGGCGGATCGGCACGACTTGGTCAATGTTACGCCATCGTCCAGAACTGCATGGCGCTGATTCCGCAGCGGTCGATCAAACCAAATCCTTGATGCCCTTGTCGATGCGACAACTCGTCACTGTTGCAGAGCTGCTGCATCGGATGAGGATCGGTTGTAACCCCCTAGTACCCTTACAGGACGTCTGGTAATAGCTCCACTGGCTGATGCCACAGAACAGCAACAACGCATTGCCTGGAGCAGACCCCATGACCATCCTGTCGCGCGCCGCCGCCGCCCTGCTGGCGACCTCGGCCCTCGTCGCCATCGCTTCCCCGTCGCTCGCTCAGGACTTCAAGGGCAAGTCGGCCGGCGACATCGTCGTCCGCGCGCGCGGCCTGGCCGTGCTGCCGCAGGAAAAGGGCACCCTGAACAACACCGCGCTGGGTGACATCGGGTCGGCGAAGGTCGGCAAGGACTACATCCCCGAAGTCGACTTCTCCTACTTCTTCACCGACAACATCGCCGCCGAGCTGATCGCCGGCACCAGCCGCCACAAGGTCCGCGGCAACCTGCTGCCGGCGCTGGGCAGCGGCATCGAGATCGGCAAGGTCTCCTTGCTGCCGCCGACCCTGACGGTGCAGTACCACTTCATGCCGAAGGAGCGCATCAGCCCCTACATCGGCGCCGGTATCAACTACACCCTGTTCTACAACGAGGATTCGGCCAACAATCCGAACTCGGCCGGCCTGCGCATCACCGACGTCGAGTACAAGAACCGCTTCGGCTGGGCTCTGCAGGCGGGTGTCGACGTCGCCCTGACCGGCAACTGGTCGCTGAACGTCGACGTCAAGAAGATCTTCCTGAAGACTGACGTCACCGCGACCGTCAACGGCGCGCTGCCGGTCACCTCGAAGGTCACGCTGGACCCGTGGCTGGTCGGCGTCGGCATTGGCTACCGCTTCTAAGAACGGGTTTCCGGGACTCGTTCCGGCTATCCGAAGGACGGCCTCTCCCATCTGGAGAGGCCGTCCTTTTCTTTGAACAATCTGCCTTGCAGATTGTACGCGCATCCCCATGATTCCGTAATCAGGGTCATTGGCAGGGAGGCCGTACAGCCATGCATGTTGCAGCCGTCTTGAAACGCAAGGGCAACCGGATCGTTTCCGCCGCACCGGACGATACCGTGGCAGCCGTCACCCGCCTGCTGACCGAGAACCGGATCGGCGCAATTCTGGTGATGGACGACAATGGCCAACCGGTCGGCATCCTGTCGGAACGTGACATCGTGCGTGCCGTCGCCCGCGACGGTGCAACGGCACTCGACCGCCCGGCGGCGGACCTGATGACGCGCGACCTGATCACCGCCACCCCGACGGACACCGTAGCCGAAATGATGGCCGTGATGACCGAACGGCGCATCCGCCATGTGCCCATCATCGAGTCCGGGCGCGTGGTCGGCGTCATCAGCATCGGCGACGTGGTGAAGGCCCGGATCGACGATGCAGAGCTGGAGGTCGAGTCCCTGCGCGGCTATGTGGCCGGAATGGGCTGAGGAAAACCATCCATCGGCCATTGCGAAAAGACCCGCCGGAACATCCCGGCGGGTCTTTTCGCATCGATGCCTGGAAGTGGACTTTACGCCGAATGCGACTGCGGAAAGGCCATGGCCGCCTGGGTACGGTTGCGCACGCCGAGAGACTTGAAGATCGCGGTCATGTGGATCTTCACAGTGCCTTCGGACAGGCCCAGTTCATGGGCGATCTGCTTGTTCGACTTGCCTTCGCGCAGGCGATCGAGCACCTCGCGCTGACGCTGAGTCAGCAGTTGTTCCAACTGCGGGTCGGTCGGCGGCATCACCGAACCGCCGCGATGATCGGGCTCGATCCCTTCGCGCAACACCGTCGCCGGCACATAGACACCGCCGGAGAAGATCAGGTCGAGCGCGCTCAACATGATCTTCACGCTGGATGATTTCGGAATGTATCCTGCCGCGCCGTTCTCCAGCGCTTCCCGCACGTCGGACTGCGCCTCGGACGCCGATACGACAACGACCTTCGAGTTCGGCTGCCGGTCGCGCAACATGCCAATGCCGGAGAACCCGGGCCAGCCCGGCATACGCAGGTCGGTCAGAATCAGGTCATAGGCTTCATCCTTCGAAGCCGCCATGTCCAGTAGCTCGTCGAAATTGCTGGCTTCCGCAAAGGTCGCGTTTTCGCGCAGCTGCTCAAGCAGACGGCGAAGACCTTCCCGGAACAGGACGTGATCATCACCGATCAGGATCTTCATCGCACAAACTCCCGAACCATGCCTGCCCCTCCGAAAGACGCCCCAGAGGCTTGAGAAAAGGAGGAGGCTGTCGCCACCCGCATATTCCCTAAAATCCAAAGGATATAGCAGGCACCGGCCGAACGTAATCTCTATTGAGATGTAACACGCAGGGACCAGATGGAACAACCTGAAATTAACTTTTGTCACGGCCATGAATGCTGGTTGGCCGAGGCGGATGCTTCCCAAGGGTGATATTTCCAAGGATCTATGACAATTTCCGGTCATTGTACGCATGCGCTCTTGCGACCTGCCGAACGGGCAAGAAAAAGCCGGACCGGCGCCTTGCGGGCACCGGTCCGGCCTGAAGTCGCGCGCCCCGGAGGACGGGGAGCATGTCAAAAAGCGGCGTCTTCCAGTTCCATCAACGGCTTGGCGCCGGCGGCGATGGTGATGAACAGACTGTTGGTCTGCGGCAGCAGCTTGGTCATATAGAAGCGCGCGGTCTTGATCTTCGCCTCATAGAAGGCGGCATTGCCCTCCCCGGCTTCG contains these protein-coding regions:
- the mutY gene encoding A/G-specific adenine glycosylase, encoding MIPNSIEAARRLLSWYDRHRRDLPWRAKPGETADPYRVWLSEIMLQQTTVPAAAPYFRSFTERWPTVRDLADAPLDDVLVAWAGLGYYARARNLHKCARVVADAHGGQFPGDEAALLDLPGIGAYTAAAITSIAFDRKATVVDGNVERVIARIFAVEEPLPNGKPTLRRLAATLTPDFRPGDYAQAMMDLGATICTPRKPKCMLCPWAEYCEARAAGIAESLPRKAAKAEKPTRRGVAYWLLNPEGAVLLRRRAEEGLLGGMAEVPSTAWGPELPGEAAVAAQQPFPARWRRLPGLVRHTFTHFHLELEVVAAKAGPDWQRADGNWVPVDRLGDQALPSVMVKVVRHALATV
- a CDS encoding OmpW/AlkL family protein, producing MTILSRAAAALLATSALVAIASPSLAQDFKGKSAGDIVVRARGLAVLPQEKGTLNNTALGDIGSAKVGKDYIPEVDFSYFFTDNIAAELIAGTSRHKVRGNLLPALGSGIEIGKVSLLPPTLTVQYHFMPKERISPYIGAGINYTLFYNEDSANNPNSAGLRITDVEYKNRFGWALQAGVDVALTGNWSLNVDVKKIFLKTDVTATVNGALPVTSKVTLDPWLVGVGIGYRF
- a CDS encoding DUF721 domain-containing protein, whose amino-acid sequence is MSGPRRIGQSVPEVAGKVLGKRGLAFGALITDWPSIVGQQLSLRTAPDKLSFPRGKREEATLHIRAMGAIALELQHLEPQIIERINGFFGYRAVAKIKLIHAALPSTPSPVVRPRALTMDEEIGITTTTAGVEDEELRATLERFGRSLMARPKRAAR
- the smc gene encoding chromosome segregation protein SMC, whose translation is MQFTRLRLSGFKSFVDSTELVIEPGMTGIVGPNGCGKSNLVEALRWVMGETSAKRMRGGDMDDVIFGGTSSRPARNLGEVTLGVDNRSRTAPAGFNEHDELEITRRIERGSGSDYRINGKLVRARDVQLLFADNASGAASPALVSQGKVAQIISAKPQDRRALLEEAAGITGLHSRRHEAELRLKAAEGNLTRLDDVIGAMDTQLQSLKKQARQASRYRNLSDQIRKAEAVLWHLRWIAAQEERARAHAAFAAAEAAVRDRMLSVNQLTARRTEAAAGLPEKRQDEARAASALQRLVIAREQLDAEEKRVADQQRALEARLRQIAGDLGREEALAADAGEALTRLMAERDRLIAAQSDEEMLEEAAADALAEAREQVDALDRELMRLTEAVATDEARRAATQRQVADLESRAAGLAKRLAEQQAQRAVLEAEIAARADLSDAELAVDLAEQRLEQAREAAEAAEQAKAEAEPAQSRAREALSAADSACAKLRAEERALAELLEAGAGGPFPPLVDAVAVSPGYEGALAAALGDALTAPLDETAPVHWRTLPAYGSVAPLPEEVEPLSSRVEGPRAAARALAHVGVVDDAAAAESLSATLAPGQVLVSRDGGAWRWDGLTVQAGAPTAAAVRLKQRNRLAELRGELELAEERVELARETLDAAKLAVEEAAQADRRARDAVREGFAALNVARERHAKLAREADAASSRLASLADAVERLAADEREAAARRDEALELLESLPDPREGRDRVTDQRAALAERRAVLAERQNAVDRLTREAQARRQRLGAIQAETASWDTRSSGAGGRVAELRQRADEAEGELAQLSGRPAAIAAERQDLLDRIAMAERDRKRAADGLAEAEARLAETEQALHDAEAALADGREARARAEAAVSAALQQERTLTERIAERLDCRPEDTRAAADLDPAEPMPDAAAVEARLDKLTRERETMGPVNLRAEIEAQELEAQITGLHGEREDLTAAIARLRQGISSLNREARERLIASFDVVNRDFQDLFTRLFGGGKAYLELVNAEDPLNAGLEIYASPPGKKLQVLSLLSGGEQALTALSLLFAVFRSNPAPICVLDEVDAPLDEANVGRFCDLVEDIARQGDTRFLIITHHRLTMARVDRLFGVTMVERGVSQLVSVDLSRAEELRGVA
- a CDS encoding DsbA family protein: MNRKILGIAGLLAIGFTAAFGTAMTAASTAAQAAATLPPVSEMMAERVMGDPKAPVTILDYSSMTCSHCANFHVNVLPKIKEAYIDTGKAKLVFRDFPFDQAALSAAMLAHCAPPERYFPLTDVLFKSQPNWSRSSDPAKALAQYGKLAGMTQETIDACLANKELADAILNTRLTGQNQYKIEATPTFILNDGKARIEGAQSFEEFAKEIDKLLK
- a CDS encoding DUF1194 domain-containing protein, coding for MPRTVMTALLVLLVLVGPLQAAAPGKDVQAGVALVLALDGSASITTGDLEFQLQGHAAAFRDPAVAEALASARARVTLAAYSGPNSLKVLIPWTALAKPEDAGRFAERIDALPRGFQGDSTAIGSAILEAAKLFDRGGKAPRQVIDLVSNGFSNGGIDPAEARDRVTKRGIIVNGLAILDEFPWLEEYFEESVIGGPGSFVKSAMDKDSFVAALRQKLILEMVALPDHMPPQGAAIP
- a CDS encoding NAD(P)/FAD-dependent oxidoreductase, whose protein sequence is MERVDFLVVGAGIAGASAAYELAAQGRVLVLERESQPGYHSTGRSAALYTQTYGPAPIRALTVASWNFYTNPPGGFADHDLLTPRGVLIVGRDDEVDRLDAEYEQGRRLTPSVERYDRDQVLARAPFLRPDYVAGGVWEPDARDIDVHALHHGFLRGLKARGGRVVTDAEVRALARRDGLWVAETSAGSFAAPVVVNAAGAWADELAKLAGVAAVGLVPKRRTAITFDPVFEDPADKAGLDGWPMVSDVAETFYVKPDAGRLLASPADQTPVEPCDVQPEDIDVAVTVDRLEQASRFSVRRLAHRWAGLRSFVADKVPVVGFAPDAEGFFWLAGQGGYGIQTAPAMGRVAAGLATGRGLPSDVRALGVTESDLSPARPR